From the genome of Cystobacter fuscus DSM 2262:
ACACTTCGTCGGGTGGAGAGGGAATCGTCCTGTGCCGTCTGTCCATGGCGACGGGAGCCCTGCAGAAGGTCGCGGTCACCCGGAACGTGTCGGAGCCTTCCTTCCTGGCGATGGACCACACGGGCCGCTACCTCTACGCGGTCAATGAGTTGGGGTCCTTCCAGGGGATGTCCAGTGGGGCCGTGAGTGCCTTCTCCGTGAATCCCACCACCCGGGCGTTGACCCTCATCAACCAGCAGGCCTCCCTGGGGAGCTCCCCCTGCTTCGTGAGCGTGGACGCCACGGACAGGTTCGTGATGGTCGCCAACTACGGGGGCGGAAGCGTCTCCGTCTTCCCCATCCGGAGCGATGGCGGCCTGGGCGCGTCCACCGACAAGGAGCAGTTCCTGGGCTCCGCCCCGCATGCCCACCAGATCATGACGGACGCCGCCAACCAGTACGCGCTGGCCGCGGACCTGGGGACGGACAAGGTCATGCTCTACCGGTTCGACGCTCAGTTGGGCCGCCTGAACGCCAACACCCCGGCCTCGTTCTCCACGAAGCCCGGCGCGGGCCCGCGCCACTTCGCGTTCCATCCCAACGGG
Proteins encoded in this window:
- a CDS encoding lactonase family protein — translated: MNRRGFLRLSSLGVMSMYLDKGFAPELFATPTEYFIYVGTYTSSGGEGIVLCRLSMATGALQKVAVTRNVSEPSFLAMDHTGRYLYAVNELGSFQGMSSGAVSAFSVNPTTRALTLINQQASLGSSPCFVSVDATDRFVMVANYGGGSVSVFPIRSDGGLGASTDKEQFLGSAPHAHQIMTDAANQYALAADLGTDKVMLYRFDAQLGRLNANTPASFSTKPGAGPRHFAFHPNGRFVFLINELNSTVTSLAYDPTRGTLTEVQTVSTLPAGYTGASYCAEVRVSPDGRFLYGSNRGHDSIVVFAVNTDGRLTLVQHASTQGSWPRDFILDPTGTYLLVANQKSNNVVSFKRDATTGRLTALGPALSLTAPTSLLVATSPA